The Haliotis asinina isolate JCU_RB_2024 chromosome 3, JCU_Hal_asi_v2, whole genome shotgun sequence genome segment TCGCCATATGCAACACAACTCCACCCTACTTCCTCCAAGCTTGGTGTACGTGAACTTGACGTCAGGCCTGAACTCTCTCCTATTGACACGAGGGATCCTTTTCAACAACAACATTCTCCAGACAACGACCACATCACTTTGCCATCACCATCTTCCTCCTTGAGCTCCGACAACGATGGGGAGGAAGACACAAGTGTAGTCGCTGTCTCAGGAACATCGACTCTGTCCCAGCAAACAAGACAATTTTCCAACAAGAAACCTCCCTATTCCTATGTGGCTCTCATCACCATGGCCATCGAGAGTTCCACATCAGGAATGATGACTCTCAACGACATCTACAACTACATCATCAAGAGATTTCCCTACTACCAAGACAACCAACGGAGATGGCAGAACTCCATCAGACACAACCTCTCACTCAATGATTGTTTCGTCAAGGTTCCCCGACCTCCAGGGAAACCAGGCAAGGGTAACCTGTGGGCTCTGCATCCATCTTGTGGGGACATGTTCGGTAACGGCAGTTTCCTTCGTCGTTCCAAACGTTTCAAATCGGCACAAAAGCAACGTCGTGATGATTTTCCATTCCATCCTGCCAGTTCTTATGGACAGTTACTCGGATTGTATGGGGGTCCATCTCCTTACACAGGTTTAGTCGGCACCATACCACAGGGACTGACCCAGACACACCCTTACAGCACATCGAGCAAGTCTGATTCCAGTCCTTGGCTTATGGGATCTCCTACAGCCTACCCTCCATCAGCCAGCTACTACAACGCCAGCAGCATCAACAGCTCACTGACCGGCTCCCCTCTCTCCAGCTCTCCCCCGAGAAGCTCGTCCTTGGGCGGGACGCACATGCCTCATCTGAGCTCCAAAGGGCCCTGTACTGATGAAAACCCACATTGTCATGTGTCCCCATATACACGACAGTCTTTCAGTGTTCTACCCTGCACCAGGAACATGCCACACTAGCCCTAATTACAGATGATACGTCCAGATTCTCACTCTCATTAGTGCTAATATTAATTTTGtaaagtgttttgaatattacagACACTGTAGTGTGTGTAGTATATATATTCAACGTCACTGTGGACATATGAAAGCAAATTGTTTTCCCGTGGCAGATTTTATCTGATAAATGTCATCATCATTttgtataaataaatatgttgcaAACTACCATGTTGGTTGATTATAATGTCTGACTGTATGCATGAGCATGTCAGATATGAATGTAGGACAGACGACGTTTGAATCTGTCCAGAATGTGAGAATGTGCAAGAACACCCGTCCTACTTGACAGTGTATTTATTCACAGTAAAGTCCTACTGACTTCATCAAATTAGTTGTGTTCTAGGTAATCAAAATAATCAAAGACTGGCCGCAGTAACCAAACGAACAAGCAGTGGATCACACATTTTCATAACCGAAACATACGATTTGGGAACTattgttttagtgtttgaaacacttgatgatGGAACATGTCTTTATGAAATTTGCAAATGCCATTTGCGTAGTTTCtaaataaaagaaaa includes the following:
- the LOC137278914 gene encoding forkhead box protein E3-like; amino-acid sequence: MLFNPTTFLYGGAVTDPSTAMTMASPYATQLHPTSSKLGVRELDVRPELSPIDTRDPFQQQHSPDNDHITLPSPSSSLSSDNDGEEDTSVVAVSGTSTLSQQTRQFSNKKPPYSYVALITMAIESSTSGMMTLNDIYNYIIKRFPYYQDNQRRWQNSIRHNLSLNDCFVKVPRPPGKPGKGNLWALHPSCGDMFGNGSFLRRSKRFKSAQKQRRDDFPFHPASSYGQLLGLYGGPSPYTGLVGTIPQGLTQTHPYSTSSKSDSSPWLMGSPTAYPPSASYYNASSINSSLTGSPLSSSPPRSSSLGGTHMPHLSSKGPCTDENPHCHVSPYTRQSFSVLPCTRNMPH